One part of the Chryseobacterium mulctrae genome encodes these proteins:
- a CDS encoding CocE/NonD family hydrolase: MKNYFSMLLMFLFFVGTAQNTPPKDTYVKDNYTKQEFYIPMRDGTKLFTAVYIPKDISNKNKYPFLMQRTCYNIAPYGENEYKQRIGPNQFLMKDKYIFVYQDVRGRYMSEGIFTNMTPQVERKTKKDVDESTDTYDTVEYLVKNIKNNNGKVGQFGTSYPGFYTAVGTLAQHPALVASSPQAPISDFWNDDFMHNGRFMLGYFKTFPVFGVQKTKAENKAWYTDSMIKATSEDGLKFYRDMGTLKDGYEKYYKNNFFMTEIMFHPNFDEFWQKRNLLPHLKNINHAVMTVGGWFDAEDLSGPLNIYKTIEKTSPKAKNTIAMGPFSHGGWGREEGKHFHNQIYFGDSIATYYQKNVETKFFNHYLKGDSKKDAGLPEALMYDTGAKQWREFATYPPKEAKKVNFYLANGTLKNTAQQGFSEYYSDPNNPVLSSDNLKDFNGFTPRNYMSEDQRFAVGRPDVLTFTTDVLTEDMTFAGEILAKLNIASTSTDADFAVKLIDVYPEDFKPTEKKDGVIYGNYHQMVRSEIMPARFRNSREKGEALVANQKTVVNFRLQDVVHTFKKGHKIQIQISSTWFPLFAINPQKFLDNPNFATKEDYTKAFIKIFEDSAIEVEVLK, from the coding sequence ATGAAGAACTACTTTTCAATGTTGTTGATGTTTTTGTTTTTTGTGGGAACAGCGCAAAACACACCGCCAAAAGACACGTATGTAAAAGACAATTACACCAAGCAGGAATTTTATATTCCAATGCGTGATGGTACAAAATTATTTACAGCAGTTTACATTCCGAAAGATATTTCAAATAAGAATAAATATCCTTTTTTGATGCAGAGAACCTGCTATAATATTGCGCCTTATGGTGAAAATGAATACAAACAGAGAATTGGCCCAAATCAGTTTTTGATGAAAGACAAATATATTTTTGTGTATCAGGATGTTCGCGGAAGATATATGAGTGAAGGGATCTTCACGAATATGACTCCACAGGTTGAGAGAAAAACCAAGAAAGATGTTGACGAAAGTACAGATACCTACGACACGGTAGAATATTTGGTTAAAAATATCAAAAACAACAACGGAAAAGTCGGTCAGTTCGGAACTTCATATCCCGGATTTTACACTGCGGTAGGTACTTTGGCGCAACATCCGGCTTTGGTGGCATCTTCTCCGCAAGCTCCGATCTCAGATTTCTGGAACGACGATTTTATGCACAATGGAAGATTTATGTTGGGTTATTTTAAAACATTTCCTGTTTTTGGAGTTCAGAAAACGAAAGCAGAAAACAAAGCCTGGTACACCGATTCTATGATTAAAGCCACTTCTGAAGACGGTTTAAAATTCTACAGAGACATGGGAACTTTGAAAGATGGTTATGAAAAATACTACAAAAATAATTTCTTCATGACCGAAATTATGTTTCATCCCAATTTTGATGAATTTTGGCAGAAAAGAAATCTTTTGCCACATCTTAAAAACATCAATCATGCAGTAATGACCGTTGGTGGATGGTTTGATGCAGAAGATCTTTCAGGACCTTTAAATATTTACAAAACCATTGAAAAGACAAGCCCGAAAGCCAAAAATACTATCGCGATGGGACCATTTTCTCACGGAGGTTGGGGACGCGAAGAAGGAAAACATTTTCATAATCAGATTTATTTCGGTGACAGCATCGCAACGTATTATCAGAAAAATGTTGAAACGAAATTTTTCAATCATTATCTGAAAGGTGATTCTAAAAAAGATGCAGGATTGCCTGAAGCTTTAATGTACGATACCGGAGCAAAACAATGGAGAGAATTTGCAACGTATCCTCCAAAAGAAGCTAAAAAAGTTAACTTTTATTTAGCCAACGGAACTTTAAAAAATACTGCCCAACAAGGGTTTTCAGAATATTACAGTGACCCAAACAACCCAGTTTTAAGTTCTGATAATCTGAAAGATTTTAACGGATTTACGCCAAGAAATTATATGTCGGAAGATCAAAGATTCGCTGTCGGAAGACCCGATGTTTTGACTTTCACCACCGATGTTTTAACAGAAGACATGACTTTCGCAGGAGAAATTTTGGCTAAATTAAATATCGCTTCAACTTCCACCGATGCCGATTTTGCAGTGAAATTGATCGATGTTTATCCTGAAGACTTTAAACCTACTGAAAAGAAAGACGGCGTAATCTACGGAAATTATCATCAAATGGTAAGAAGTGAGATTATGCCTGCAAGATTCAGAAACTCCAGAGAAAAAGGAGAAGCTTTGGTTGCTAATCAGAAAACTGTCGTGAATTTCAGATTGCAGGATGTTGTTCATACTTTTAAGAAAGGGCATAAAATACAGATACAAATCAGCTCGACTTGGTTTCCTCTTTTTGCGATCAACCCGCAGAAATTTTTAGACAATCCTAATTTTGCAACGAAAGAAGATTATACTAAAGCTTTTATAAAAATCTTTGAAGACTCGGCAATTGAGGTTGAGGTTTTAAAATAA
- a CDS encoding bifunctional helix-turn-helix domain-containing protein/methylated-DNA--[protein]-cysteine S-methyltransferase: MFTQDEIDYQRIAKAIEFIQSNFKLQPNLDEVAEKVNLSPAHFQRIFTDWAGTSPKKFLQFISLEHAKSLLKEEKATLFDAALETGLSSTSRLHDLFVKIEGMSPAEYKNGGKNLNINYSFSESPFGKIITASTEKGICYMAFEEDKKNALRDLQSRFPNASFFERKDDLQQNALSIFNQDWSKLNTIKLHLKGTDFQLKVWESLLTIPMGKLSTYGNLADKIGNPKASRAVGTAIGSNPVAFLIPCHRVIQSSGKIGGYMWGSDRKQLIIGWESAKVYSDDLF; the protein is encoded by the coding sequence ATGTTCACACAAGACGAAATAGATTATCAGAGAATTGCCAAAGCGATAGAATTTATTCAGAGTAATTTTAAGCTTCAGCCAAATTTGGATGAGGTTGCTGAAAAAGTAAATCTGAGTCCGGCACATTTTCAGAGAATATTTACAGATTGGGCAGGAACAAGTCCGAAAAAATTTTTGCAGTTCATCAGTCTTGAGCATGCAAAAAGTTTACTGAAAGAAGAAAAAGCCACGTTATTTGATGCAGCATTAGAGACCGGACTTTCGAGTACAAGCAGATTGCATGATTTGTTTGTGAAAATTGAAGGAATGTCGCCTGCAGAATATAAGAATGGCGGAAAAAATTTAAATATCAATTATAGCTTCTCTGAAAGCCCGTTTGGAAAAATCATCACAGCTTCCACCGAAAAAGGGATCTGTTATATGGCTTTCGAAGAAGATAAAAAAAATGCATTGAGAGATCTACAAAGTAGATTTCCCAATGCATCTTTTTTTGAGAGAAAGGACGATCTTCAGCAAAATGCTTTGTCAATTTTCAATCAAGACTGGTCAAAGCTTAATACGATTAAATTACATCTAAAAGGAACCGATTTTCAGCTTAAAGTCTGGGAAAGTTTACTGACTATTCCAATGGGAAAATTATCAACCTATGGGAATTTAGCCGATAAAATTGGAAATCCCAAAGCTTCACGAGCAGTAGGAACTGCGATTGGAAGTAATCCTGTAGCATTTTTAATTCCTTGTCACCGTGTCATACAATCTTCAGGGAAAATTGGCGGCTATATGTGGGGAAGTGATAGAAAACAACTGATAATTGGCTGGGAAAGTGCGAAGGTTTATTCTGATGATTTGTTTTAA
- a CDS encoding HAD family hydrolase: protein MSLKAVLFDMDGVIVDTEPLHRKAYFKTFNQLEIEVSEDLYTSFTGTSTKRVCETLISEFNLAHTHEDITNIKRTHFKDYFYNDADFDLIPGVRKLIEHYYENNVKLIVASSASMTTINMVFDKFGLEKYFSGKISGADLKESKPHPEIFQLAAKMANEPIENCMVIEDSTNGILAAHRANIFCAAYKSFHSHNQDYSLANVVISDYSEIEVDKISKHF from the coding sequence ATGTCCTTAAAAGCTGTGCTTTTCGATATGGATGGGGTAATTGTTGATACAGAACCGCTGCACAGAAAAGCTTATTTTAAAACATTCAACCAGCTAGAAATTGAAGTTTCAGAAGATTTGTATACTTCTTTTACCGGCACTTCTACCAAAAGAGTTTGCGAAACTTTGATTTCTGAGTTTAATTTAGCTCACACTCACGAAGATATCACCAATATTAAAAGAACTCATTTTAAAGATTATTTTTACAATGATGCCGACTTTGATCTGATTCCCGGAGTGAGAAAATTAATTGAGCATTATTATGAAAATAACGTAAAATTAATTGTTGCTTCATCAGCAAGTATGACGACCATTAATATGGTTTTTGATAAATTTGGTTTGGAAAAATACTTCAGTGGGAAAATCAGTGGTGCCGATTTAAAAGAATCAAAACCTCATCCTGAAATTTTCCAGCTTGCTGCAAAAATGGCCAACGAACCGATTGAAAACTGCATGGTCATTGAAGATTCCACCAACGGAATTTTGGCAGCGCACCGAGCCAATATTTTTTGTGCGGCTTATAAAAGCTTCCATTCTCACAATCAGGATTATAGTTTAGCAAATGTTGTGATTTCAGATTATTCGGAAATCGAAGTTGATAAAATTTCTAAACATTTTTAA
- a CDS encoding thiamine diphosphokinase: protein MSKSLLFINGDAPKSFPDLEKYDLIACTDGAFHYLKELNFPLDKLDFISGDFDSHIGSDENVYQDKFILTLDQEKTDFHKALEIILEKGFQNVYVLGGSGGEQDHFLGNLTVAYSFKNNLNIKFYDEFSEYYFIPKNFTLKNVKNKMISLYPFPSAENITTKGLNWPLTNDSLSMMSRIGTRNFAVDDEISIEYESGDLLFFIGINEIEYPEIY, encoded by the coding sequence ATGAGTAAATCTCTTCTCTTCATCAACGGTGATGCGCCGAAATCTTTTCCTGATTTAGAAAAATATGATTTAATTGCCTGTACTGATGGTGCTTTTCATTATTTGAAGGAACTCAATTTTCCTTTAGACAAACTAGATTTTATTTCCGGGGATTTTGATTCTCATATTGGGTCAGACGAAAATGTGTATCAGGATAAATTTATTCTTACACTGGATCAGGAGAAAACAGATTTTCATAAAGCTTTAGAAATTATTTTAGAAAAAGGGTTTCAAAATGTTTATGTTTTAGGAGGAAGTGGAGGAGAGCAGGATCATTTTTTAGGGAATCTTACAGTCGCTTATTCATTTAAGAATAATTTAAACATAAAGTTTTATGACGAGTTTTCTGAATATTATTTTATTCCGAAAAATTTCACTCTGAAAAATGTTAAAAACAAAATGATTTCTCTGTATCCGTTTCCTTCAGCTGAAAATATTACAACAAAAGGATTGAATTGGCCATTAACAAATGATAGTTTAAGCATGATGTCAAGAATTGGGACACGTAACTTTGCTGTTGATGATGAGATTTCTATTGAATATGAATCTGGAGATCTTTTATTTTTTATTGGAATTAATGAAATAGAATATCCTGAAATATATTGA
- a CDS encoding cob(I)yrinic acid a,c-diamide adenosyltransferase, with amino-acid sequence MKIYTKTGDKGQTALYGGTRVSKASARVDSYGNIDELNSFIGISKSHITDEEVLKQLKKIQFDLFTVGSEAATPVDKLMLANGKSRLPLIISDTEIEELENWMDGFEDKLEPLQYFILPGGGKSATFLHAARTICRRAERSLVFLNESEEVRPELIKYLNRLSDYLFVLARYISKINNEPEEYWNPNER; translated from the coding sequence ATGAAAATATACACTAAAACGGGAGATAAAGGACAGACCGCTTTATATGGCGGAACGAGAGTTTCAAAAGCCAGCGCAAGAGTTGACAGCTACGGAAATATTGACGAATTGAATTCTTTTATTGGAATTTCAAAAAGTCATATCACTGATGAAGAAGTTTTGAAACAGTTAAAAAAAATTCAGTTTGATTTGTTTACGGTAGGTTCAGAAGCTGCAACTCCGGTTGATAAACTGATGTTAGCCAACGGAAAATCCCGTCTTCCCCTGATTATTTCTGATACAGAAATTGAAGAACTCGAAAATTGGATGGATGGTTTTGAAGATAAATTAGAGCCACTTCAATATTTTATTCTTCCGGGCGGAGGAAAATCTGCGACTTTTTTACATGCAGCTCGTACAATTTGCCGTAGAGCAGAGCGTTCTTTGGTTTTCTTGAATGAATCTGAAGAAGTGCGTCCCGAATTGATCAAATATCTGAACCGTCTTTCTGATTATCTGTTTGTTTTGGCGAGATATATTTCAAAAATCAACAACGAACCGGAAGAATACTGGAATCCGAATGAAAGATAA
- a CDS encoding type III PLP-dependent enzyme domain-containing protein: protein MKIKYSELIDQTLYFPTEEFNVSENNLSFHDIPLMDVVEKFGTPLKVSYLPKISQNIQKAKGWFKEAFEKIDYKKNYRYCYCTKSSHFKFVIEEALKNDISIETSSAYDMDIVKSLYTEGKVDKNIEVICNGFKTDDYLAKISDMINSGFENITPILDNYRELDKLTESIDTTFDIGIRIASEEEPKFEFYTSRLGIGYKDIIPYYSQKIAEHPNARLKMLHFFINTGIKDTAYYWNELYKCLRVYARLKKIAPEVNSLNIGGGFPIKTSLNFDYDYQYMVEEIVSQIKKFCEEEGVEEPNIYTEFGSFTVGESGANLYKIISQKRQNDREKWNMIDSSFMTTLPDTWAISRHFIMLPLNRWEDSYERVFLGGLTCDSDDYYNSEQHTNAIYLPVFSDTKPLYIGFFHTGAYQETIGGYGGVHHCLMPQPRHILIQKDENGEFQYEIFRERQEPEDILKLLGYQ, encoded by the coding sequence ATGAAAATAAAATACTCGGAACTTATTGATCAGACATTGTATTTTCCAACGGAAGAATTCAATGTTTCTGAAAACAATTTGTCTTTTCACGACATTCCTTTGATGGATGTTGTTGAGAAGTTTGGAACGCCTCTTAAGGTAAGTTACCTCCCGAAGATTTCTCAAAATATTCAGAAAGCAAAAGGCTGGTTTAAGGAAGCTTTTGAGAAAATCGATTACAAAAAAAACTACAGATACTGTTACTGTACAAAATCCAGCCATTTCAAATTTGTGATTGAAGAAGCTTTGAAAAACGATATTTCTATCGAAACTTCTTCAGCTTACGACATGGATATTGTGAAATCGCTTTATACAGAAGGTAAAGTTGATAAAAACATTGAAGTGATTTGTAATGGTTTCAAAACGGATGATTATCTGGCGAAAATTTCAGATATGATTAATAGTGGTTTTGAAAATATTACTCCTATTTTAGATAACTACAGAGAACTTGATAAGTTAACAGAAAGTATCGACACGACTTTCGATATCGGAATCAGAATTGCTTCTGAGGAAGAACCGAAGTTCGAATTTTATACCTCAAGATTAGGGATCGGATATAAAGATATCATTCCTTACTACAGCCAAAAAATTGCAGAACATCCGAATGCAAGACTGAAGATGCTTCACTTTTTCATTAATACCGGGATCAAAGACACGGCTTATTATTGGAATGAATTGTACAAATGTCTTCGTGTTTATGCACGTTTGAAGAAAATTGCTCCGGAAGTAAATTCATTAAATATTGGTGGTGGTTTTCCAATCAAAACTTCTTTAAATTTCGATTACGATTACCAATATATGGTAGAAGAGATCGTTTCGCAGATTAAAAAATTCTGTGAAGAGGAAGGAGTAGAAGAGCCAAATATTTATACTGAATTCGGAAGTTTTACGGTAGGAGAAAGCGGTGCCAATTTGTATAAAATTATTTCTCAAAAACGTCAGAACGACAGAGAAAAATGGAATATGATCGATTCATCTTTTATGACCACGCTTCCTGATACTTGGGCGATTTCAAGACACTTTATCATGTTGCCGTTAAACCGTTGGGAAGATTCTTACGAAAGAGTTTTCTTAGGTGGATTGACCTGTGATTCTGATGATTATTATAACTCTGAACAGCATACCAACGCTATTTATCTGCCTGTTTTCAGTGATACGAAACCTTTGTATATTGGTTTTTTCCACACAGGAGCATATCAGGAAACAATTGGTGGTTATGGTGGAGTTCATCACTGTTTGATGCCGCAACCAAGACATATCCTGATCCAGAAAGATGAAAATGGAGAATTCCAGTATGAGATCTTTAGAGAAAGACAGGAACCTGAAGATATTTTGAAATTATTAGGATATCAATAG
- a CDS encoding alpha-ketoglutarate-dependent dioxygenase AlkB family protein translates to MNNLFDEIQDFPINILPKDGVTEYYGKIFSDEECEKYYQYLFNQIPWENDEAVIFGKLIYTKRKVAWFGEKAFEYTYSNRTKYAKLWSLELLQLKQKCEEVSGETYNSCLLNLYHDGSEGMAYHSDGEKDLKKHGEIASLTFGAERKFSFKHKISKERIDISLQNGSLLVMKGITQENWLHRLPPTTKVKTPRVNLTFRTIEE, encoded by the coding sequence ATGAATAATTTGTTCGACGAAATTCAAGATTTTCCCATCAATATCCTTCCCAAAGACGGTGTCACAGAATATTATGGAAAGATTTTTTCTGATGAAGAATGCGAAAAATATTATCAATATTTATTCAACCAAATACCTTGGGAAAATGACGAGGCGGTCATCTTTGGAAAACTAATCTATACCAAGAGAAAAGTTGCCTGGTTTGGTGAAAAAGCATTTGAATATACTTACTCAAACCGAACAAAATATGCAAAACTCTGGAGTCTTGAATTACTGCAATTAAAACAAAAATGCGAAGAAGTTTCAGGAGAAACTTACAATTCATGTCTTCTGAATTTATACCACGACGGAAGCGAAGGAATGGCGTATCACAGCGACGGCGAAAAAGATTTGAAAAAACACGGAGAAATTGCTTCTCTAACTTTCGGAGCAGAAAGAAAGTTTTCTTTTAAACATAAGATTTCCAAAGAAAGAATTGATATTTCGTTGCAGAACGGAAGTTTATTGGTGATGAAAGGAATAACGCAGGAAAACTGGCTGCATCGACTTCCACCAACGACAAAAGTAAAAACTCCTAGAGTAAATTTGACTTTTAGAACTATTGAGGAATGA
- a CDS encoding tyrosine-protein phosphatase has protein sequence MKQLIKISFLVIISSCVFSCKTQTFSAPEYGISKTDNQFEIKKVTNFRTVGNIKNTDGRILKEGKFYRSGHLYKLKKKSFKTFENLGIKEVIDLRNSKEISQKPDQLSDTFIYKNYSAFEDEGDQLNQAKKLVLKGKVKGSDADQRMLDFYKNYVTENPEIIKEIIHEILDSETPVLYHCTAGKDRTGIITALILTILKFDRTTIYNDYLLSNNYRKQLVQKRLHLANNLHFLFPKMDLNVIEKLSWVEKNYLKTAFSEIDKKYGSIDIYIHQNLGISENKRNEYILKFTY, from the coding sequence TTGAAACAATTAATAAAAATATCATTTCTAGTTATTATTAGTTCCTGTGTTTTTTCCTGTAAGACACAAACTTTTTCTGCACCAGAATACGGAATTTCAAAAACTGACAATCAATTTGAAATTAAGAAAGTAACCAATTTCAGAACAGTTGGAAATATTAAAAATACTGATGGTAGAATTTTAAAAGAAGGAAAGTTTTATAGAAGTGGACATCTTTATAAGCTTAAGAAAAAATCATTCAAAACATTTGAGAATTTAGGAATTAAAGAGGTTATTGATCTTCGAAATTCGAAAGAAATTTCGCAAAAACCCGATCAACTTTCCGATACTTTTATTTATAAAAATTATTCTGCATTTGAAGATGAAGGCGATCAGTTGAATCAGGCGAAAAAGCTTGTTTTAAAAGGAAAAGTTAAAGGTTCAGATGCAGATCAAAGGATGCTGGATTTTTATAAAAATTATGTCACAGAAAATCCAGAAATCATTAAGGAAATTATTCATGAGATTTTAGATTCGGAAACTCCTGTTTTATATCATTGTACGGCAGGAAAAGACAGAACCGGAATAATAACAGCGTTGATTTTGACTATTTTAAAATTTGATAGAACAACGATTTATAATGATTACCTTCTTTCAAACAATTATCGTAAACAATTAGTTCAAAAAAGGCTTCATCTTGCGAATAATCTGCATTTTTTGTTTCCAAAAATGGATTTGAATGTTATCGAAAAATTAAGTTGGGTAGAGAAGAATTATTTAAAGACTGCTTTTTCTGAAATTGATAAGAAATACGGTTCAATTGATATTTATATTCATCAAAATTTGGGAATTTCTGAAAATAAAAGAAACGAATATATTCTTAAGTTCACGTATTGA
- the speB gene encoding agmatinase, with amino-acid sequence MKTYAGIPEENASLENSKVVLVTVPYDGTSTWGKGADKGPELFLDASENMELYDIETGTEPYLEGVYLAGEVSENSTPEAMTEAVYQKTKELLATDKLFTLFGGEHSVSIGSIRAVGEKFENLTVLQLDAHTDLRPEFHGSTSNHACAVFEANQKHNLVQVGIRSMDVEEVEYLPEGRVFFAHEIANNENWVNDVLEKVSGNVYITIDLDAFDPSIAPSTGTPEPGGLQWYPTLELLRKVFEKCNVVAFDIVELMDSAYSKPSAFLAAKLYYKMLAYYHINKD; translated from the coding sequence ATGAAAACATACGCAGGAATTCCTGAAGAAAATGCTTCATTAGAAAATTCAAAAGTAGTTTTGGTAACCGTTCCTTATGATGGAACTTCAACTTGGGGAAAAGGTGCAGACAAAGGCCCGGAATTATTCCTTGATGCTTCTGAAAACATGGAGCTTTACGACATCGAAACAGGTACAGAACCTTATCTTGAAGGAGTTTATTTAGCTGGAGAAGTTTCTGAAAATTCTACACCTGAAGCAATGACGGAAGCAGTTTATCAGAAAACAAAAGAGCTTTTGGCAACAGATAAATTGTTTACCCTTTTTGGTGGAGAACATTCAGTTTCTATTGGTTCAATTCGTGCAGTTGGTGAAAAATTTGAAAATCTTACGGTTTTACAATTAGATGCTCACACAGATTTACGTCCGGAATTCCATGGGTCTACTTCCAATCACGCTTGTGCGGTTTTTGAAGCGAATCAAAAGCATAATTTGGTTCAGGTTGGAATCCGTTCTATGGATGTTGAGGAAGTTGAATATTTACCGGAAGGAAGAGTATTTTTCGCTCACGAAATTGCCAACAACGAAAACTGGGTAAATGATGTTTTAGAAAAAGTTTCAGGAAACGTTTATATTACGATTGATTTGGATGCTTTTGATCCGTCAATTGCACCTTCAACAGGAACTCCTGAACCAGGCGGTTTACAGTGGTATCCAACATTGGAATTATTAAGAAAAGTTTTCGAAAAATGTAACGTTGTTGCTTTTGATATTGTTGAATTAATGGATTCTGCCTATTCAAAACCAAGTGCATTCTTAGCAGCAAAATTGTATTATAAAATGTTGGCGTACTATCACATCAACAAAGACTAA